Proteins co-encoded in one Arachis hypogaea cultivar Tifrunner chromosome 11, arahy.Tifrunner.gnm2.J5K5, whole genome shotgun sequence genomic window:
- the LOC112722970 gene encoding probable E3 ubiquitin-protein ligase LUL4 — translation MGISWSNTNSNSNRRRRNNYPPPFPPPYYYSSDAHPPQLPPPPPPSQPPPPQGYYFPPTNPSTTPYVGTHPLPPAPPPQTHSFYYSNGYATPTAAATTNAPNYANRLHYHPYYANQGAPAWAPVRPPVAAAAAAAPPPYVDHQTTKKIRNDVNLHKDTLRLEIDELNPDHHLVSFVFDALFDGRFTIYYLAKEEEKCRFIPLYPDAFAPISFPFQKGVGQKFCQPPGTGIDLGFFELEDLAKPSPEEDLFPLVICAETSMRTSEDETSDDSTIDASPHMQITQAVLVKSNSIGPFEVKVIRQILWIDGVRYELRELYGIGSGSTAADFDDNDPGKECVICMTEPKDTAVLPCRHMCMCSECAKALRLQSNKCPICRQPIEELMEIKINNDDK, via the exons atgGGAATCTCTTGGAGCAACACCAACAGTAACAgtaacagaagaagaagaaacaattaCCCACCACCTTTTCCTCCTCCGTACTACTACTCTTCTGATGCTCATCCTCCGCAGCTTCCACCGCCGCCGCCGCCTTCTCAGCCCCCACCGCCGCAAGGCTATTACTTTCCCCCAACCAACCCTTCCACCACTCCCTACGTCGGTACCCATCCTCTGCCTCCTGCTCCTCCTCCTCAGACCCATTCCTTCTATTACTCAAATGGCTACGCCACCCCTACCGCCGCCGCCACCACCAACGCTCCTAACTATGCCAATCGCCTTCACTACCACCCTTACTATGCAAATCAGGGTGCTCCCGCCTGGGCCCCTGTTCGCCCCCCCGTTGCTGCTGCCGCCGCCGCAGCTCCACCGCCCTATGTCGACCATCAAACCACTAAGAAGATTAGGAACGACGTGAACTTGCATAAAGATACTTTGCGCCTTGAGATTGACGAGCTCAACCCTGATCACCACTTGGTTTCTTTCGTTTTTGATGCCCTCTTTGATGGCAG ATTTACTATCTACTACTtagccaaagaagaagaaaagtgtaGGTTTATTCCACTATATCCCGATGCATTTGCGCCGATCTCATTCCCCTTTCAAAAAGGAGTTGGCCAGAAATTTTGTCAGCCTCCTGGAACGGGCATTGACCTTGGTTTCTTTGAGTTAGAGGATCTTGCAAAGCCCTCACCTGAAGAAGATCTGTTTCCCCTTGTAATATGTGCTGAAACAAGTATGAGAACTTCAGAAGATGAAACTTCTGATGATTCCACAATTGATGCATCTCCTCACATGCAAATAACTCAAGCTGTCTTAGTGAAAAGCAACAGTATTGGTCCTTTCGAGGTAAAAGTCATTAGGCAGATTCTCTGGATTGATGGAGTTCGTTATGAGTTGAGAGAGTTATATGGAATAGGAAGTGGCTCAACAGCTGCAGATTTTGATGATAATGATCCTGGGAAGGAGTGTGTAATATGCATGACCGAACCAAAGGACACTGCTGTCTTACCTTGCCGACATATG TGTATGTGCAGCGAGTGTGCAAAAGCATTACGGCTTCAATCCAATAAGTGCCCAATATGCCGCCAACCTATTGAGGAGCTCATGGAAATCAAGATAAACAATGATGACAAATGA
- the LOC112722972 gene encoding uncharacterized protein produces MTKNKKQVRSIMDKVQGFRLASFGGCFDSCRDHTRGSRTGTRIWNFSDKPVELQIRVGSILKKIHTLKPGSSKRMKCRSIYKAYMPSGGNDGSLKNLLYHYDETCHPYIWIHDTGCDSLRMGKQQYISLEDLRDSSDIRIFRDHQRGCVSVRKRTRPDLC; encoded by the coding sequence ATGACAAAGAACAAGAAGCAGGTCAGGTCCATCATGGACAAAGTGCAAGGATTTCGCCTTGCATCTTTCGGCGGCTGCTTTGACAGCTGTCGTGACCATACTCGAGGCTCTCGAACCGGGACAAGGATATGGAACTTTAGTGATAAGCCAGTGGAGCTGCAAATAAGGGTGGGATCAATACTAAAGAAGATTCACACATTGAAGCCAGGATCATCCAAGAGAATGAAGTGTAGAAGCATATATAAGGCATATATGCCTAGTGGTGGGAATGATGGCAGCTTGAAGAACTTGTTGTATCACTATGATGAAACTTGTCACCCTTATATTTGGATCCATGACACAGGCTGTGATTCCTTGAGGATGGGGAAACAACAGTATATTAGTCTTGAGGATCTCAGGGATTCTTCTGATATCAGAATCTTCAGGGATCATCAGAGAGGCTGCGTATCGGTTCGCAAAAGAACAAGGCCAGATTTGTGCTGA
- the LOC112722971 gene encoding uncharacterized protein isoform X1 produces MRFTWAYALSITVVVLIVASAVASCFTSPVEKLLKDFLIWVDRDLGPWGPLALVAAYVPLTILSVPPSVLTVGGGYLFGFTIGFLADSIGATIGAAIAFLLGRTVGNSLVISRLNDYPKFRDVAIAIQRSGFKIVLLLRLVPWLPFGMLNYLLSVTPVSLGEYTLASWLGMMPLTLALVYVGTTLKDISDVTHGWGALSKTHWALIILSLVISVILMICVTRVAKSALDKALAECEENQDIDIEGTSTLQQLAADSSADLNQPLIISDQANGNQQK; encoded by the exons ATGAGATTCACGTGGGCCTACGCTCTTAGCATCACAGTTGTGGTTCTCATTGTTGCATCTGCTGTTGCTTCTTGTTTCACTTCTCCAGTTGAAAAG CTTTTGAAAGATTTCTTGATATGGGTTGATCGTGATCTTGGGCCATGGGGTCCACTTGCTCT GGTAGCTGCTTACGTTCCCTTAACTATCTTGTCTGTTCCACCTTCTGTGCTAACT GTTGGTGGTGGGTATCTCTTTGGGTTTACAATAGGCTTTCTTGCTGACTCTATTGGTGCAACAATTGGTGCTGCAATTGCGTTTCTTCTTGGTAGAACA GTTGGGAATTCACTAGTTATCTCTAGGTTGAATGATTATCCCAAGTTTAGAGATGTGGCAATAGCAATTCAAAGATCTGGCTTTAAG ATTGTGTTACTTCTTAGGCTTGTACCATGGCTACCATTTGGCATGCTAAATTACCTGCTCTCTGTGACTCCTGTTTCATTAGGGGAATACACACTAGCTTCCTGGTTAGGAATGATG CCATTAACTCTGGCACTTGTATATGTTGGAACAACCCTGAAGGATATATCTGATGTCACGCATGGTTGGGGTGCGTTATCAAAGACTCATTGG GCTCTCATCATATTAAGCCTTGTAATATCTG TGATTCTGATGATATGTGTTACCAGAGTAGCCAAGTCAGCTTTAGATAAAGCCTTAGCTGAATGTGAAGAGAATCAAGATATAGACATAGAAGGCACCAGTACTTTGCAACAGTTAGCCGCTGATTCATCTGCAGATCTTAATCAGCCTCTCATAATATCAGATCAGGCCAATGGCAATCAACAGAAGTAA
- the LOC112722971 gene encoding uncharacterized protein isoform X2 has product MGSTCSGSCLRSLNYLVCSTFCANFTMLDIQVGGGYLFGFTIGFLADSIGATIGAAIAFLLGRTVGNSLVISRLNDYPKFRDVAIAIQRSGFKIVLLLRLVPWLPFGMLNYLLSVTPVSLGEYTLASWLGMMPLTLALVYVGTTLKDISDVTHGWGALSKTHWALIILSLVISVILMICVTRVAKSALDKALAECEENQDIDIEGTSTLQQLAADSSADLNQPLIISDQANGNQQK; this is encoded by the exons ATGGGGTCCACTTGCTCT GGTAGCTGCTTACGTTCCCTTAACTATCTTGTCTGTTCCACCTTCTGTGCTAACT TCACCATGCTTGATATTCAGGTTGGTGGTGGGTATCTCTTTGGGTTTACAATAGGCTTTCTTGCTGACTCTATTGGTGCAACAATTGGTGCTGCAATTGCGTTTCTTCTTGGTAGAACA GTTGGGAATTCACTAGTTATCTCTAGGTTGAATGATTATCCCAAGTTTAGAGATGTGGCAATAGCAATTCAAAGATCTGGCTTTAAG ATTGTGTTACTTCTTAGGCTTGTACCATGGCTACCATTTGGCATGCTAAATTACCTGCTCTCTGTGACTCCTGTTTCATTAGGGGAATACACACTAGCTTCCTGGTTAGGAATGATG CCATTAACTCTGGCACTTGTATATGTTGGAACAACCCTGAAGGATATATCTGATGTCACGCATGGTTGGGGTGCGTTATCAAAGACTCATTGG GCTCTCATCATATTAAGCCTTGTAATATCTG TGATTCTGATGATATGTGTTACCAGAGTAGCCAAGTCAGCTTTAGATAAAGCCTTAGCTGAATGTGAAGAGAATCAAGATATAGACATAGAAGGCACCAGTACTTTGCAACAGTTAGCCGCTGATTCATCTGCAGATCTTAATCAGCCTCTCATAATATCAGATCAGGCCAATGGCAATCAACAGAAGTAA
- the LOC140176241 gene encoding uncharacterized protein: MRGTEGPAMIRIKAVINGLEVQALLVGGSSDSFIQPRIAKFLNLPMEPAPEFKVMVGDFDVLPVEGCIGALEVDIVGCIVTIPDVFILHVAGGDLVIGTTWLKSLRAYIVDYDAAFLRFMHNGQLTTVQGIKHQTAGYAQFHHIKRLINTDAIAEIFTLELKKFVEENQSPLRLPVSMDPKLMQLLTKYAAVFDKPSGLPPQRAHDHCIPLVKDTEPVKARPYRYPHIQKTQIELMVQEMLDEGIIQPGKSPFVSPILLVRKKDGTRKFCTNRALNNITIKDRFFIPTVDELLDELFGHTISGGEVHMETDKVLAVLSWKQLQNLKQMRGFLGLIGYYRHFIKRSSMGAVLTQNNPIAFFSKKLSATMHQQSLKALLEQNLHTLEQHKWLHKLLGYDFDIHYKLGVDNDASLNAIVQQCKEGSSNDTNYALRNEILLRRDRVAKAETKLLVGLLQPLPIPMRVWEDICMDFIVALPPSVGFSVIMVVVDRLTKFAHFIPLKQDFSSKTVVEAFIKNMVKLHGFSRSIVSDKDKDMLQARDQLLDQLKLNLTRSHHKLSPVAYHLALPAEARIHDVFHISSSKRFRGEQHDHYLPMPLHSTEFGPIIEPHQLLDTRTVLKDGKEVQKIQVQWGQGAGAEVTWEEANKFRRDYPTFNLEDKVVVEEEGNVMVINKKKGEVQERSVTNYNTELVTNTGHVAIDQNERGPRCSAREKVISRRLQGYALLGMLW, from the exons ATGCGTGGTACTGAAGGCCCAGCCATGATTCGGATTAAAGCCGTTATCAATGGCTTAGAGGTTCAGGCCTTACTTGTTGGGGGTAGTTCTGATAGTTTTATTCAGCCCCGCATTGCCAAGTTTTTAAACTTACCGATGGAGCCTGCACCAGAGTTCAAAGTGATGGTTGGTGATTTTGATGTTCTGCCAGTAGAAGGTTGCATTGGGGCTTTAGAGGTTGATATAGTAGGTTGCATTGTTACGATCCCTGATGTTTTTATTTTGCATGTGGCAGGAGGCGACTTGGTCATTGGCACTACATGGCTTAAGTCCTTGAGAGCCTATATAGTAGATTATGATGCAGCTTTTTTGCGATTTATGCACAATGGTCAACTCACCACTGTGCAGGGAATTAAACACCAGACTGCGGGTTATGCTCAGTTCCATCACATTAAACGGTTGATCAACACTGATGCTATAGCTGAAATATTTACTTTGGAGTTGAAGAAATTCGTAGAGGAAAACCAATCACCCTTACGACTGCCAGTTTCTATGGACCCTAAGTTGATGCAGTTATTGACTAAGTATGCTGCtgtctttgataaaccttcgggcCTACCACCACAGCGGGCTCATGACCACTGCATTCCCTTGGTTAAGGACACAGAACCAGTGAAGGCGAGACCATATCGATATCCTCATATTCAGAAAACTCAAATTGAATTGATGGTACAGGAAATGCTTGATGAGGGGATTATTCAACCTGGCAAGAGCCCTTTTGTATCTCCAATCTTGCTGGTGCGAAAGAAAGATGGGACGCGAAAATTTTGCACTAACCGTGCTTTGAACAATATTACAATCAAAGACAGGTTTTTTATTCCAACTGTTGATGAATTGTTAGATGAGTTGTTTG GTCATACAATTTCGGGGGGTGAGGTTCACATGGAGACTGATAAAGTCCTGGCAGTCCTCAGCTGGAAGCAGCTACAAAACCTTAAGCAAATGCGAGGGTTCTTAGGGCTTATCGGGTATTACCGCCACTTCATTAAAAG GTCCAGCATGGGTGCGGTGTTGACACAAAATAACCCTATTGCTTTCTTTTCTAAGAAATTATCAGCCACAATGC ATCAGCAGAGTCTTAAGGCGCTACTCGAACAGAATCTACACACTCTTGAGCAACATAAGTGGCTGCACAAGCTGCTAGGATATGATTTCGATATCCACTACAAGCTTGGAGTGGATAAT gATGCTAGTCTCAATGCCATTGTGCAGCAATGTAAAGAGGGTTCCTCGAATGATACAAACTATGCTTTGAGAAATGAGATTCTCTTGAGGCGAGACCGAGTG GCGAAGGCTGAGACGAAGCTTCTTGTGGGGTTGTTGCAGCCTCTTCCCATACCTATGAGAGTTTGGGAGGACATTTGTATGGATTTTATTGTTGCTTTACCTCCTTCTGTTGGTTTTTCGGTGATTATGGTGGTTGTAGACCGTTTAACCAAATTTGCTCATTTTATTCCACTCAAGCAGGATTTTAGTAGCAAAACAGTTGTTGAGGCTTTCATAAAAAATATGGTTAAACTGCATGGGTTTTCCCGTTCTATTGTTTCAGATAAAGATAAG GATATGCTACAAGCTAGAGATCAACTCCTTGATCAGCTCAAGCTTAATCTCACTCGCTCACA TCACAAGCTCAGCCCAGTGGCATATCATTTGGCACTACCTGCAGAAGCTAgaattcatgatgtttttcacaTCTCTTCCTCAAAGCGATTTCGTGGTGAGCAACATGATCATTACTTGCCAATGCCACTTCACTCCACTGAATTTGGTCCCATTATTGAGCCTCACCAATTGCTGGATACTAGAACAgtcttaaaggatggaaaagaagtgCAAAAAATTCAGGTTCAGTGGGGGCAAGGTGCAGGTGCTGAGGTTACTTGGGAAGAAGCTAACAAATTTCGACGTGATTACCCCACTTTCAACCTTGAGGACAAGGTTGTTGTTGAAGAGGAGGGTAATGTTAtggttattaataaaaaaaaaggggaggTGCAAGAAAGGAGCGTCACAAATTACAACACTGAGTTAGTTACAAATACGGGACACGTGGCAATTGATCAGAATGAGAGGGGACCAAGGTGTAGTGCCAGAGAAAAGGTTATTAGCAGGAGGTTGCAAGGATATGCTCTTTTAGGCATGTTGTGGTAA
- the LOC112722974 gene encoding uncharacterized protein: MPEKVVVNQWGVWSIPIHHWRVGLLTALVLFGMVLVWSIDGCTVKNLIHTWRLRQDYHLSVVRVHSPNFTHSNQNLLPSHYVATSLDRKAHLGSQDQDPVTVSWISSELEANLTSNLLAHWSAHGGEPCKDSKTVEIVIPGLDGGERMIELSAGDVHEYGFQALDELGKPHCVGGDYFETDLSGESWKSRPLVKDFSNGSYSVSLQVHPDFEGVYNLTIILLYRHFEGLKFTPWRFVHDRVLRNIAIRFYRTSAQLPELKACKASDFSRDVWCGRWTRHAKNDECLIGNDGRYRCLAPDFPCKAPWCDGSLGTLESNGWVYSTHCSFKMYSAESAWNCLKGRWIFFWGDSNHVDTIRNMLNFILDLPEIHAVPRRFDMNFSNPKDPSQTIRITSIFNGHWNETQNYLGLDSLRDEGFQNLLLKYFSEDTIPDTVIMNSGLHDGVHWRNIRAFSVGADYAASFWANVMRMVKQRGLAWPRVFYRNTVATGGYARSLAFNPNKMEVFNGVFLEKLKQAGVVSGVIDNFDMTFPWHFDNRCNDGVHYGRAPAKMKWRDGQIGHQYFVDLMLAHVLLNALCST, translated from the coding sequence ATGCCTGAGAAGGTGGTGGTGAATCAATGGGGAGTGTGGTCCATTCCAATACACCATTGGCGTGTTGGGTTGCTCACAGCTTTGGTTTTGTTTGGAATGGTTCTTGTTTGGAGCATTGATGGATGCACCGTCAAGAATCTCATTCATACTTGGAGGCTTCGCCAAGATTATCATCTTTCTGTTGTAAGGGTTCATTCTCCTAACTTTACTCATTCCAATCAAAATCTTTTACCTTCTCATTATGTTGCCACTAGTTTGGATAGAAAAGCTCATTTAGGGTCCCAAGATCAAGATCCTGTTACTGTAAGTTGGATTTCAAGTGAACTTGAAGCCAATTTGACTTCAAACCTTCTAGCTCATTGGTCTGCTCATGGAGGAGAACCTTGTAAGGATTCCAAGACTGTAGAGATTGTGATTCCTGGTTTGGATGGTGGTGAAAGAATGATAGAGCTATCAGCTGGTGATGTTCATGAGTATGGATTTCAAGCATTGGATGAGTTAGGGAAGCCTCACTGTGTTGGTGGTGATTACTTTGAAACTGATCTTTCAGGAGAGTCATGGAAATCTAGGCCTTTAGTGAAGGATTTCAGCAATGGTTCTTACTCTGTTTCACTGCAAGTTCATCCAGACTTTGAGGGGGTTTACAACCTCACCATAATCCTGCTTTATAGACACTTTGAAGGACTCAAATTCACCCCGTGGAGATTTGTTCATGATCGAGTTCTTCGCAACATTGCGATAAGGTTCTACAGAACCAGTGCTCAATTACCAGAACTCAAGGCTTGCAAAGCTTCTGATTTTAGCAGGGATGTGTGGTGTGGAAGGTGGACAAGGCATGCCAAGAATGATGAATGTCTCATAGGTAATGATGGTAGGTATCGATGCTTAGCGCCGGATTTTCCTTGCAAAGCTCCATGGTGTGATGGCTCCTTGGGAACTCTGGAGAGTAATGGTTGGGTGTACTCAACTCACTGCTCATTCAAGATGTATTCAGCTGAGTCTGCTTGGAACTGCTTGAAGGGTCGCTGGATTTTCTTTTGGGGCGATTCGAATCATGTTGACACTATCCGAAATATGCTCAATTTCATTCTGGATTTGCCAGAGATACATGCTGTCCCAAGACGATTTGACATGAACTTCTCGAACCCAAAAGATCCTTCTCAAACAATTAGGATTACAAGCATCTTCAATGGGCATTGGAATGAGACACAAAACTATCTAGGATTGGATTCTCTGAGGGATGAAGGGTTTCAAAATTTGTTGTTGAAATACTTCTCAGAAGACACAATCCCAGACACTGTGATCATGAACTCCGGCTTGCACGATGGGGTACACTGGCGTAATATAAGAGCATTTTCTGTTGGAGCAGACTATGCAGCATCTTTTTGGGCCAATGTTATGAGGATGGTGAAACAAAGGGGACTGGCATGGCCTAGAGTCTTTTACAGGAACACTGTTGCAACTGGTGGATATGCAAGATCACTAGCATTTAATCCCAACAAAATGGAGGTTTTCAATGGTGTGTTCTTAGAGAAATTAAAGCAAGCTGGCGTTGTGTCTGGTGTGATCGATAACTTTGATATGACATTTCCATGGCACTTTGATAACCGTTGTAATGATGGTGTTCACTACGGAAGGGCTCCGGCGAAGATGAAGTGGCGAGACGGCCAAATTGGGCATCAATATTTTGTGGACCTCATGTTAGCTCATGTTCTTCTCAATGCATTATGTTCAACATAG
- the LOC112722976 gene encoding UPF0613 protein PB24D3.06c isoform X1 has protein sequence MNPPSPSPPSPSVSSSSYTPASWFSGIVRGGRPDRSSSFKMSANSTVAATADFSGPIVRKNQFRGVLFKYGPNPIQVAFKTGDYKRQVIFIGGLTDGFLATAYLELLANALDRENWSLVQFLMSSSYSGYGTSSLHQDAKEVDQLINYLINKQDSEGVVLLGHSTGCQDIVHYMRTNFACSKAVRAAILQAPVSDREYRATLPETASMIDLAAKMISEGRGSELMPREADPCSPITAYRYHSLCAYNGDDDLFSSDLSEDQLRMRLGHMSSTHCQVIFSMADEYVPDYVNKKELVERLCRAMGGAEKVEIEYGNHSLSNRSEEAVLAIIDFLKREGPKGWDDPWN, from the exons ATGAATCCTCCGTCGCCTTCCCCTCCTTCTCCCTCTGTCTCCTCCTCTTCTTATACTCCCGCTTCCTGGTTCTCTGGGATCGTCAGGGGCGGCCGTCCCGATAGGTCTTCCAGCTTTAAAATGTCCGCTAACTCCACGGTTGCCGCCACCGCTGACTTTTCCGGTCCTATCGTCCGCAAAAATCAGTTCCGTGGGGTACTCTTCAAGTACGGTCCAAATCCTATTCAG GTTGCATTTAAGACTGGCGATTACAAACGGCAAGTCATTTTTATTGGTGGATTGACCGATGGTTTTCTTGCTACTGC CTACTTGGAACTTCTCGCAAATGCCTTGGACCGTGAAAATTGGTCACTGGTTCAATTCCTCATGTCATCTTCTTACAGTGGATACGGCACCTCCAGCTTGCACCAA GATGCTAAAGAGGTGGATCAGCTGATTAATTATCTAATTAACAAACAAGATTCCGAAGGTGTGGTATTACTTGGGCATAGTACTGGTTGTCAG GATATTGTGCATTACATGCGAACAAATTTTGCTTGCTCCAAAGCTGTTCGTGCTGCCATCTTGCAG GCTCCAGTCAGTGACAGGGAATATCGAGCGACACTCCCTGAGACAGCTTCTATGATTGACTTGGCGGCTAAAATGATAAGTGAAGGCCGAGGTTCAGAATTAATGCCAAGAGAAGCAGATCCTTGTTCTCCAATAACTGCATACAG ATATCACTCCCTTTGTGCATATAATGGTGATGACGACTTGTTCAGTTCCGATCTGAGTGAAGATCAGTTGAGGATGAGGCTTGGACACATGTCTAGCACACATTGCCAG GTTATATTTTCAATGGCAGATGAATATGTGCCAGATTATGTCAATAAGAAGGAACTTGTTGAACG ATTATGCAGAGCAATGGGGGGTGCAGAGAAAGTAGAAATTGAATATGGAAACCACTCACTCTCTAACAGATCTGAAGAAGCTGTCCTAGCTATCATTGATTTCTTAAAAAGAGAAGGACCCAAGGGCTGGGATGATCCATGGAATTAG
- the LOC112722976 gene encoding UPF0613 protein PB24D3.06c isoform X2 translates to MNPPSPSPPSPSVSSSSYTPASWFSGIVRGGRPDRSSSFKMSANSTVAATADFSGPIVRKNQFRGVLFKYGPNPIQVAFKTGDYKRQVIFIGGLTDGFLATAYLELLANALDRENWSLVQFLMSSSYSGYGTSSLHQDAKEVDQLINYLINKQDSEGVVLLGHSTGCQDIVHYMRTNFACSKAVRAAILQAPVSDREYRATLPETASMIDLAAKMISEGRGSELMPREADPCSPITAYRYHSLCAYNGDDDLFSSDLSEDQLRMRLGHMSSTHCQVSIYQLYFQWQMNMCQIMSIRRNLLNDYAEQWGVQRK, encoded by the exons ATGAATCCTCCGTCGCCTTCCCCTCCTTCTCCCTCTGTCTCCTCCTCTTCTTATACTCCCGCTTCCTGGTTCTCTGGGATCGTCAGGGGCGGCCGTCCCGATAGGTCTTCCAGCTTTAAAATGTCCGCTAACTCCACGGTTGCCGCCACCGCTGACTTTTCCGGTCCTATCGTCCGCAAAAATCAGTTCCGTGGGGTACTCTTCAAGTACGGTCCAAATCCTATTCAG GTTGCATTTAAGACTGGCGATTACAAACGGCAAGTCATTTTTATTGGTGGATTGACCGATGGTTTTCTTGCTACTGC CTACTTGGAACTTCTCGCAAATGCCTTGGACCGTGAAAATTGGTCACTGGTTCAATTCCTCATGTCATCTTCTTACAGTGGATACGGCACCTCCAGCTTGCACCAA GATGCTAAAGAGGTGGATCAGCTGATTAATTATCTAATTAACAAACAAGATTCCGAAGGTGTGGTATTACTTGGGCATAGTACTGGTTGTCAG GATATTGTGCATTACATGCGAACAAATTTTGCTTGCTCCAAAGCTGTTCGTGCTGCCATCTTGCAG GCTCCAGTCAGTGACAGGGAATATCGAGCGACACTCCCTGAGACAGCTTCTATGATTGACTTGGCGGCTAAAATGATAAGTGAAGGCCGAGGTTCAGAATTAATGCCAAGAGAAGCAGATCCTTGTTCTCCAATAACTGCATACAG ATATCACTCCCTTTGTGCATATAATGGTGATGACGACTTGTTCAGTTCCGATCTGAGTGAAGATCAGTTGAGGATGAGGCTTGGACACATGTCTAGCACACATTGCCAGGTGAGCATATACCA GTTATATTTTCAATGGCAGATGAATATGTGCCAGATTATGTCAATAAGAAGGAACTTGTTGAACG ATTATGCAGAGCAATGGGGGGTGCAGAGAAAGTAG
- the LOC112721997 gene encoding uncharacterized protein yields MEMYFEGQGVVEETIKVRTATLYLSDNATLWWRRKCVDMEKGTCNIATWKDFKRELKRQFFPENVVYEARKKLRELKHKSTISDYILRENNLYVKKEKCSFARDKVHFLGHIIKDETLYMDQENVKAIKEWKPPNKVSELRSFLGLDNYYRRIIKGYSTKAAPLTDLLKKNHSWEWSKECQKAFDELKAAITEGPVLALPDYSKVFEVHTDAFDYAIGGVLMQEGHPIAFESRKLNDIERR; encoded by the exons atggagaTGTACTTTGAAGGGCAAGGGGTGGTCGAAGAAACAATAAAGGTACGTACTGCAactctctacctttctgataatgctactttgtggtggaggagaaaaTGTGTAGATATGGAgaagggtacttgcaacatagccACATGGAAAGATTTCAAAAGGGAGTTAAAAAGGCAATTCTTCCCTGAGAATGTGGTgtatgaagcaaggaagaagttgagggagttgaagcatAAAAGTACGATTAGCGACTAC ATCTTGCGAGAGAATAACCTATATGTGAAGAAGGAAAAGTGTTCCTTTGCAAGGGACAAAGTCCACTTCTTGGGACATATCATTAAAGATGAAACTCTCTACATGGATCAAGAAAATGTGAAGGCTATCAAAGAATGGAAGCCGCCAAATAAGGTATCTGAATTGAGGTCATTTCTTGGGTTGGATAATTACTATCGGAGGATTATCAAGGGATACTCCACCAAGGCTGCACCATTAACTGATCTTCTCAAGAAGAATCACTCTTGGGAAtggtcaaaggagtgtcaaaaggcCTTTGATGAGTTGAAGGCTGCTATCACAGAAGGACCAGTACTAGCACTGCCCGACTACTCGAAGGTGTTTGAAGTCCACACTGATGCTTTTGACTATGCTATTGGAGGGGTTCTGATGCAAGAAGGACATCCTATTGCCTTTGAGAGTCGCAAATTGAATGATATAGAGAGGCGATAG